Part of the Quercus lobata isolate SW786 chromosome 6, ValleyOak3.0 Primary Assembly, whole genome shotgun sequence genome, GCGATGTGGGTGGTTCTGTGACAGAAGAAGCTgatcaacaaaataaattattagttagaattatggttatatgattaaatttattattcattaatagtttaattttttgaaacagttgataatttatcattattttatattaatatcaAGCATTAGTAGCACCAATAACTCAAACCATAATATGTATGTCTTCTAATTACTATAGCTATGAATTATGATTTGCATAATACCTTTAGGACTAGGAGAAGAGGCTTCAGGAAGAGGTGTTGGCGCAAGTGAGATAGGACCTGCCAATCAATTTCCAACATGTAAATGGACCCacaataaggggaaaaaaatgcaGAGTTATCTTGGCCAACTAAGTCCTCTAAAGTGTGAGCTATAAAAATGTCAGTAACAATATGTAGAAATAGtaaatttcttattcttgtGTAAAATGGGATAGCTACACAGACCTGAGGATTAGTCTAAGTGTGCCTGTTTAGTTATTTGGTTTCAAATTGCACCTTCTTAAAGTAACTTTTCTGtacttaattttctttctaggtaaattttttatatgaaaaaaaaatgaaaaattagttgtggggaaaaaaaaaagtagaaatagTGATAGTTCAAATTAGGAAATCGGAACGGTACCTGGAGCAGGAAGTGGTGAAGCAGAGGCTGCAAatgtacaaaaaatttcattagtgTCTCCATAGGTTGATAGAACAGTACTATAAAGACCTACCTAATGAAATGttttacaaaagattttacCTTTGCATTGGACAGGGACACCAGCCATGTTACAAGCACTAGGAAGAGAAATGGCCATGGTCCTGTTAATGGGTATTTGGAAGGGAACATTTCCAGTTAGAATGAGGCACAAACAACCCATGCCACCACTTGTGAGGGACTTAAGAGAGTTGCAACAGTCAGCAGTTGGTGAGGTACCATTGGCACTGCTATTTGTTACAAAACCCATGCAAGGACTGAAGCTAGAAATCATTGAAGCACTGCATGGGCTATTGATTTGCCCATAAACTGGAATAATCAAGACCACAATCAGTGCCAACATTGGAACAAAACTAGGGAAAGCCATTGTGAAATATGTTACTTGATGTTGAGTATAGGAGTTTGAGAAATGGAAGGGATTAAAGGTTTTAAGAGAGCAAAGAAAAGTTGGGTTTGTGAATTTGGTGTTTTAGGGATGAGAAGGTGGGAATTTATAGGCAGAGCAGGTCAGGAAGCAGAAGTGGCGGGAACATACTACTACATAGGTGGATTTGAAGTTGGTTTTGGAGCTCAACTACCATAACTAATCTATTTGAAATTATAAGTAGCTTGAGTAGGTGGAACTAGAATGTTGTGTCAGCTCTGTGTGTAGCCTTTTACTTTGACTTTGCATTTCTGGCAGCTCTCCTGGTCGCCCCTTCACTCATTTTGTGTCAGTCTATCATTGGCCATTTAATCTAGTAAAAATTCTGTTTATGATTCAGCCAATACCTAATTTTCCTGAGCAAATTCATTGTCTCGGATTTTACTTGCCTagtgaaataataataataataataataataattaaaaattaaaaaaaaaattaaaaacacacacacacacacaaaaaaaaaaaaaaaaaaaaaaaaatcattaagtaCCATAAGTCACGAAATAATAATTAGCATTTCCTAAATCTTAAGCATGGTTTTGGAGCTCAACTGGTATCTCTTAGTGTTTTTTAATGGAAACATACCGGATTTAAACCCTCTTTCTCtcattataactattgaattcatttttttttaagaaaacccTTAAGAACGATTAGGTCAATAAAATATCagcattttcttttccttcattttaaTAATAACAAGGGAAAGCTATTGTCCTCTGCTATGATTGTCTCAAGTTCTTATGAAAGTGGTAAATTGATGCCAAAACAAAATGATAGAAGATAAGAGTGGCATCTAGTCATTCCATACTAGTCTCATTGGATGAGAGACAAAAACTGGGTAACACCACTAGTCCATTTTTAGGGCCCTTTTTCTAGTGGGTTTTGTGTAACTCAAGCCCATGGAAATTCAATAGAAGAAGTCATACAGATTGGGCATTGGCCCACTGAGAGTTCAAAACTGCATCATAAGTTGCTAGGTTTTCTTTTCGGCCCACTGAAAACCCAAGTCTTCATAAAAAGTGGAGCCTAGTGTAGGCCCAGACCACACATAGCGCCCAATAAGACCCCAGTCTTCTCAGTATTTATAAAAGTCATTCCTTTTTGCAACGCCCAAATCATTGGGCGTTGAGATGGCCCATCAGGGACGGAACCAAGATTCAAACTTAGGAGGGCCAAAGTTCTTTgtttaagaattttaaaaagttggaaTATTAATACTAAAGGTTAACAATGATGCATTATTagtattaacttttttttgaattttttcttcatttaaaatcaataataaatatttataatcaagagttttgtaagtCAATTGGCACGTCTTGATATTTTCAAGGTCTAAGTGAGGTTAGACCAATTCGTTATTCTATCtacattataattttattttaaaatctatttattcTTTTCACATAATTCTATACCTAATAACTTCATAATGCAATGAAtaaatagatttaaaaaaaatgcaaaaactaTAGTTATAAGTTAAATCCATGTCTAGtattacattaataaaacaactaaaataatggttaatcAACATCATGCACTAATATTCAGCGAAAAAAAAGGTGAGACAATTATTAGTGTCTTGGttaaggaattttttatttataattactGGGTGAAGGTTGAGGTAGTATAAAGATGTGAgatctttttcctttaaaaaaattcattttgaaaaagtagtaaaaagagaagagaaaaagagactTGTTAAATAAGCACAAGATAATGAACGGTAACTTTGAGTCTTCAACTGtgtaaataataaagtttttctCATCACTACATCAAATTAGCTAAGGCACAAAGTTTATTACCAATAGACTAATCACACACATGCTAATGGCAATTTAGGTAAGGCACAAAACAGTAAATTGTTGTTTCACACGTGTATTAAATTTATGTATGCATGCCAAGTGTGTCTCAAagttaataaaacattaaaaattaataaaattctatcattcaaaaaaaaaataaaaaattcccaCAGGTTGCGTTAAAGAGCagaactctttaaaaaaataaattttttatgggttGAGTTAAAGATACCAACTGATCCAAGTTGCTGGTGACACTAATTGGTGTGTGGATGGAGTGATTAATAATATAGGAGTTGTCTCTGTGACTATGAGGTGGAGTCATTTGAGATGGACAAAGAGCTCTCAAATTAGAGGTAAAAATTGGGTAAAGATTATTgagtttttgtgatttgttttgctAGGGATTataattgattatatatatatatatatatatatatatattttacttagacaatgtccaaagatttttttattattatctgaatatgtgattttttttgtagttttccTTGTCGTCCAGATTTGTAAATTGTCCAAATGTTTAGCTAAATGTTTTTCTTGGGACAACTAGACAatggataatttgataattttttttcatttttggtttcatgGGTCAGCTTGTAAATTATTAGGAAGAAAGGGCCAagtatattatttttagaaccaaaagtaaattttttatgttaatatatatactagggaatttttttttcaaaggctgggggccatggccccctcAGCCCCTAGGTAGTTCCGGCCCATGCCGTGCGGCACCATgctctataaataaaaaataaaaaaagaagagaattatTGTTTCACGCATGAATGTACACCACTTTATACAAtattccccttttttttatatggtgTTCACATTTTCCAAGCAATGTTCCACGCTTAATACATGATGTAAAAAGAGTGTGGAAACCAATAAATATGAAACAGTCATTCGGTCAAAGCCTAAATACTCGAGTGTTTTTTTGATCGTAGGTTGATCACTTGAAACAAATTTCTATGAAATAGGAATGTTATAGTGACTCTCACACGTAAGGGAAGGACTGAATGGGGTAGAAGTTATAAGAATATTGGTTAATATAATTAGATAGAAGATTCATAGGTAGAAATTTCAAGAATAGTGATTAAAAAGcaactgatttttattttattttatttatagtcttttatatttctcataaaagtagtataacaactttcctaaaatagttctgtaaagttgtaatttacaactatatgttttattggctttaattccgtgccaaattcgATTGTAactttattcaatcttttgtaccctgtatttattgtgaaatttaattgtaagggttgtgtgatagagagagagtctgaagactcaagctattaAAGACTAAAGACGTTTTCGCAGGTAGCTCATGACCTAGCATCCCGTGAAGTGATACATGTGtcctgcacatgactggaatgcgaagagttagtacagatggagacagctatGTTTCGCAAGTATCTTACAAGTAAAGCCTTCCTGCGAGACACCcgtgaaacattctgttttgtcAAATTgtgctatctgatacacactttctatacccacactatatatacccacattacccacaaaagttgaggagtgtttcaaagagaaaaccctagtcataaaccttgagagttagagattgttatacccacaatcctctacacaattgcttgtggattttcctcaactcctacctctccatttccatattattgagaggttgatagcccaaacacttaccacaccttttcAAAGTATTAAGTGATAGTTTGATGCTGTTAGGAAGTAttagaagaagccaaggatggcagatgcaacatagagcttgttgcgggatctgaatagctagacaagacacggttccaagAAGTCTTgttagagtaggagcttggagggtttaggtacatcgggtaga contains:
- the LOC115995378 gene encoding non-specific lipid-transfer protein-like protein At2g13820 isoform X1; this translates as MAFPSFVPMLALIVVLIIPVYGQINSPCSASMISSFSPCMGFVTNSSANGTSPTADCCNSLKSLTSGGMGCLCLILTGNVPFQIPINRTMAISLPSACNMAGVPVQCKASASPLPAPGPISLAPTPLPEASSPSPKASSVTEPPTSPALAPEADTTPLLTPPSTTSSEAPTATTGSRPVLTPSSAMPSHSLSSSLLLFALGLFVMSYC
- the LOC115995378 gene encoding non-specific lipid-transfer protein-like protein At2g13820 isoform X2; the encoded protein is MAFPSFVPMLALIVVLIIPVYGQINSPCSASMISSFSPCMGFVTNSSANGTSPTADCCNSLKSLTSGGMGCLCLILTGNVPFQIPINRTMAISLPSACNMAGVPVQCKASASPLPAPGPISLAPTPLPEASSPSPKEPPTSPALAPEADTTPLLTPPSTTSSEAPTATTGSRPVLTPSSAMPSHSLSSSLLLFALGLFVMSYC